From one Anguilla rostrata isolate EN2019 chromosome 12, ASM1855537v3, whole genome shotgun sequence genomic stretch:
- the LOC135236739 gene encoding carboxypeptidase D-like: MRVSCVNCSVALDGGTLLATYPYNKPVQPVENEDTLKYLASVYANNHPTMHLGRPGCPNSQVENIPGGVLRAAEWHSHMGSMKDFSLDFGHCPEITVYTGCCLFPAADQLSRLWAENRKSLLSMLVEVHKGVRGVVQDKSGRPIVGAMIVLNGGVRVFTSEGGYFHALLAPGAHNIEAVADGYQQQRQKVFVSSYEAASSIIIEFDMDNHIFGLPREFVVATAAASMTALVITACIIWCVCSAKSTRQKDGFHRLRQHRDDYEGDIRLTQARESAGPFHGRLGESPCPPPKCPQCVLLVETR, from the exons ATGCGTGTGTCGTGTG TTAACTGCTCTGTGGCTCTGGATGGGGGGACGCTGCTCGCCACTTACCCCTACAACAAACCTGTCCAGCCAG TGGAGAATGAAGACACGTTGAAGTACCTTGCTTCCGTATATGCCAACAACCATCCCACGATGCACCTTGGGCGTCCCGGGTGTCCAAACAGCCAAG tggAGAACATTCCGGGGGGCGTCCTACGCGCAGCCGAATGGCATAGTCACATGGGCAGCATGAAG GACTTCAGTCTGGATTTCGGGCACTGTCCTGAGATCACCGTGTACACGGGCTGCTGCCTGTTCCCCGCTGCTGACCAGCTGTCCCGCCTGTGGGCGGAGAACAGGAAGTCCCTCCTCAGCATGCTGGTGGAG GTGCATAAAGGGGTGCGGGGCGTGGTGCAGGATAAGAGCGGGCGGCCCATCGTGGGGGCGATGATCGTGCTGAACGGGGGGGTGCGCGTGTTCACCAGCGAGGGGGGGTACTTCCACGCCCTGCTGGCCCCCGGGGCTCACAACATCGAGGCCGTCGCCGACGGCTaccagcagcagcggcagaag GTGTTCGTGTCGTCGTATGAAGCCGCCAGCTCCATCATCATCGAATTCGACATGGACAACCACATCTTCGGCCTCCCCCGGGAGTTTGTGGTGGCCACCGCGG cgGCCTCCATGACCGCCCTGGTCATCACGGCCTGCATCATCTGGTGCGTGTGCTCGGCCAAGTCCACGCGGCAGAAGGACGGCTTCCACCGGCTGCGGCAGCACCGCGACGACTACGAGGGCGACATCCGCCTCACTCAGGCTCGAGAGTCCGCTGGCCCATTCCATGGCCGCCTCGGAGAGAGTCCCTGCCCGCCACCGAAGTGTCCCCAGTGCGTGCTCCTGGTCGAGACACGCTGA